A single genomic interval of Shewanella halotolerans harbors:
- a CDS encoding phosphoadenylyl-sulfate reductase, with translation MDNSVISAQALQALLSAPKAEQDAELARVNAFLAGLTPAERVIWGLAYLPGTHALSSSFGIQGAVMLHLVTQVQQDIPVILTDTGYLFPETYQFIDELTERLKLNLKVYRAPMTSAWQEARFGRLWEQGLDGLEQYNRLNKVTPMQTALKELEVGTWFAGLRRSQSSTREDLPILAIHGDRYKLLPILEWSNKDVHEYLTKHDLPYHPLWEQGYVSVGDTHSSRPLELGMTEEETRFNGLKRECGLHYEI, from the coding sequence ATGGATAATTCAGTGATCTCTGCCCAGGCGCTGCAAGCATTGCTTAGCGCGCCCAAGGCGGAGCAAGACGCAGAGCTGGCTCGAGTCAACGCCTTCCTGGCGGGACTCACGCCGGCCGAGCGGGTGATCTGGGGCTTGGCTTACCTGCCGGGCACTCATGCGCTGTCGTCGAGCTTCGGTATTCAGGGGGCCGTAATGCTGCATCTGGTCACCCAGGTACAGCAGGATATTCCGGTGATCCTCACGGACACTGGCTATCTGTTTCCCGAGACCTATCAGTTTATCGATGAGCTGACCGAGCGACTCAAGCTTAATCTTAAGGTGTACCGTGCGCCCATGACCAGCGCCTGGCAGGAGGCCCGTTTCGGTCGCCTGTGGGAACAGGGGCTGGATGGCCTGGAGCAATACAACCGCCTCAACAAGGTGACTCCTATGCAGACGGCGCTTAAGGAGCTGGAAGTAGGCACCTGGTTTGCGGGCCTGCGCCGGAGCCAGTCCAGCACCCGTGAGGATCTGCCGATTCTGGCGATCCACGGCGATCGCTATAAACTGCTGCCGATCCTGGAGTGGAGTAACAAGGATGTGCATGAGTATCTCACCAAGCATGACCTGCCATACCACCCGCTTTGGGAGCAGGGCTATGTGTCGGTGGGCGATACCCATTCGAGTCGCCCGCTGGAGCTGGGGATGACCGAAGAGGAGACCCGCTTCAACGGCCTCAAGCGCGAGTGTGGCCTGCACTATGAGATCTAA
- a CDS encoding TIGR03899 family protein — translation MAEIVKLSNSGSNQPDVSARRKALLLGRLIGLSSDEDYRPSQASVAERSDHRLRKLASQYQANLENIYAIALSHTPSDVTGADLDPDWVHQFFQLAEQIHNRNMQALWGRILANEITSPGSFSLRSLATLKQLTHKEAQMFEKALGMAVTFNNESKLKLVIGFRHAGGIGQLFRKTDTTQIALSQFGLPYSSVLTLVDAGLLHRSEFETGQLNAKNPISFTLSGKRMTLTPKHGHLVFSYYRLTPTGDELAQLVRPKADEEYARALQALFKKDFKVEY, via the coding sequence ATGGCCGAGATCGTTAAGCTATCCAATTCAGGGTCCAATCAACCCGATGTATCTGCCCGCCGCAAGGCCCTGCTGCTTGGGCGCCTTATCGGTCTGAGCAGCGATGAGGATTACCGTCCCTCTCAGGCCTCTGTGGCCGAGCGCTCGGACCATCGCCTGCGCAAGCTCGCCAGCCAGTATCAGGCTAACCTGGAAAACATCTACGCCATCGCCCTCTCCCACACGCCATCGGATGTGACCGGGGCCGATCTCGATCCCGACTGGGTCCACCAGTTCTTTCAGCTGGCGGAGCAGATCCACAACCGCAACATGCAGGCCCTGTGGGGACGGATCCTGGCCAATGAGATCACCAGCCCAGGCAGCTTTAGCCTCAGGAGTCTGGCGACCCTGAAGCAGTTGACCCACAAAGAGGCGCAGATGTTCGAGAAGGCCCTGGGAATGGCAGTCACCTTCAACAACGAATCTAAGCTCAAGCTGGTGATCGGCTTTCGCCACGCCGGTGGCATAGGCCAGCTGTTTCGCAAGACGGATACGACCCAGATCGCCCTGTCGCAATTTGGTCTGCCCTACTCCTCTGTGCTCACCCTGGTAGATGCGGGCCTTCTGCACAGGAGCGAGTTTGAGACGGGCCAGCTCAACGCCAAGAACCCTATCAGCTTTACCCTGTCGGGCAAACGCATGACGCTGACGCCAAAGCACGGCCATCTGGTGTTTAGCTATTATCGACTGACGCCGACCGGCGACGAATTGGCGCAGCTGGTGCGCCCCAAGGCAGATGAAGAGTACGCCCGCGCGCTGCAGGCACTATTCAAGAAAGACTTTAAAGTAGAATACTGA
- a CDS encoding LysR family transcriptional regulator, producing MIITTERLQYLVSVAQHGSFSSAAKELGVSVAAVNKAIQHLEFDLELTLFERHGGKKPQLTQEGKRLYVKALEILPKLIAMERQAQMMSEGIESQLSICLHPYTCYPEYTRLIGELAARYPDLEINIVEAETLDWQNLQCDIIIAPNRLVNLRGVNIQSINSIKWLLVSAPQHPLAQLRSAPELEDFDHHHQLMPPAGNIILPHYLEVMRYSCKLVTVERFYQLRELLLAGCGFAMYPQALARPLIEEGKLKDLNFDYGKQGNHWPIDLIWQEGLGQAGNWFIEQLIDEE from the coding sequence ATGATCATCACCACAGAGAGATTGCAATACCTGGTTTCCGTAGCCCAGCATGGCAGCTTTTCCAGCGCCGCCAAGGAGTTGGGGGTCAGTGTCGCCGCAGTCAACAAGGCGATACAACATCTGGAGTTTGATCTTGAGCTGACCCTGTTCGAGCGCCATGGCGGTAAGAAGCCACAGCTCACCCAAGAGGGCAAACGCCTCTATGTGAAGGCGCTGGAGATACTGCCCAAGCTTATCGCCATGGAACGTCAGGCGCAGATGATGAGCGAAGGAATAGAGAGCCAGCTCTCCATCTGCCTGCATCCCTATACCTGTTACCCCGAATACACCCGGCTCATCGGCGAGCTGGCGGCGCGCTACCCAGATCTGGAAATCAACATAGTCGAGGCGGAAACCCTGGACTGGCAGAATCTGCAGTGCGATATCATTATTGCGCCTAATCGCCTGGTGAATCTCAGGGGGGTCAACATACAATCCATCAACAGCATTAAATGGCTGCTGGTGAGCGCGCCCCAACATCCGCTGGCGCAACTGAGGAGTGCCCCCGAGCTGGAAGACTTCGATCACCATCACCAGCTGATGCCACCAGCGGGTAACATCATACTGCCCCATTACCTGGAGGTGATGCGCTACTCCTGCAAGCTGGTGACCGTCGAGCGCTTCTACCAACTGCGGGAGCTACTGTTGGCGGGCTGTGGTTTTGCCATGTATCCACAGGCGCTTGCTAGGCCGCTTATCGAGGAGGGCAAGCTTAAGGATCTGAACTTCGATTATGGTAAGCAGGGCAATCACTGGCCCATAGATCTCATCTGGCAGGAGGGACTGGGCCAAGCGGGCAACTGGTTTATCGAGCAGTTAATCGACGAGGAGTGA
- the cobA gene encoding uroporphyrinogen-III C-methyltransferase → MELFTLPGQQAQGKVWLVGAGPGDIELLTLKAYRILKKADVVLFDALVSDEILALAPKEAELIAVGKRAGKHSAAQEEINQLLVTKAYTRKNVVRLKGGDPFIFGRGGEELETLVEAGVEFEVVPGITAASGTSAYAGIPLTHRDHAQGVTFITGHCKLESRPMDWQSYANSANTLVVYMGILNAASIQHGLISAGRSPKTPVAIISKATTAAQQRFIGTLGELAELAADPALEMPALMLIGEVVGLADSLHWFNPETSPKTLDAALKQSLGQ, encoded by the coding sequence ATGGAACTATTTACTCTACCCGGGCAACAGGCACAGGGCAAAGTCTGGCTTGTGGGCGCCGGTCCTGGCGACATTGAGCTGTTAACGCTCAAGGCCTACCGTATCCTGAAGAAGGCCGATGTGGTCTTGTTCGACGCCTTGGTGAGCGATGAGATTTTGGCATTGGCGCCGAAAGAGGCGGAGCTGATCGCCGTGGGCAAGCGCGCCGGTAAACACAGCGCCGCCCAGGAGGAGATCAACCAGCTCTTGGTGACCAAGGCTTATACCCGCAAGAATGTGGTGCGTCTCAAGGGGGGCGACCCCTTCATCTTCGGCCGTGGTGGCGAAGAGCTGGAGACCTTGGTAGAGGCCGGGGTGGAGTTCGAAGTGGTGCCAGGCATCACGGCGGCCAGCGGCACCTCTGCCTACGCAGGTATTCCCCTGACCCACAGGGATCATGCCCAGGGAGTCACCTTTATTACCGGTCACTGCAAGTTAGAGAGCCGCCCCATGGACTGGCAGTCCTATGCCAACAGCGCCAATACGCTAGTGGTCTACATGGGGATCCTCAACGCCGCCAGCATTCAACATGGGCTTATCTCGGCTGGGCGATCGCCCAAGACCCCGGTGGCCATCATCTCAAAGGCGACTACGGCGGCGCAGCAGCGATTTATCGGCACCCTAGGTGAACTGGCGGAACTGGCTGCGGATCCGGCACTGGAGATGCCGGCGCTGATGCTCATAGGTGAGGTGGTTGGCCTGGCCGATAGCCTGCACTGGTTCAACCCAGAGACCAGCCCTAAGACCCTGGATGCGGCGCTGAAGCAGTCGCTGGGCCAGTAA
- a CDS encoding peroxiredoxin family protein, with the protein MNKLVTRLLLGLSLLLAAQANATDLKVGDKAPDFRLQATDGHYYQLSDYLGKQTLVLAWYPMANTRGCTLECKSLVEKGDLIRQYKAVYMMASVDDLEDNQKFAKEQKADFPMLSDPTKETAKAYDVLNLVRVASRVTFYIGEDGTILKIDEDIHPKTAAEDIAANLAALGIAKAE; encoded by the coding sequence ATGAATAAGTTAGTCACCAGACTCCTGCTCGGCCTGAGCCTACTTCTCGCCGCACAGGCCAACGCCACCGATCTCAAGGTGGGCGATAAGGCGCCAGATTTCCGCCTACAAGCCACCGACGGCCACTATTATCAGCTCAGCGATTACCTGGGCAAACAGACCCTGGTACTGGCCTGGTACCCCATGGCCAATACCCGAGGCTGTACGCTAGAGTGCAAATCACTGGTGGAGAAAGGGGATCTTATCCGTCAGTACAAGGCCGTATACATGATGGCCAGCGTCGATGATCTCGAAGACAACCAGAAGTTTGCCAAGGAGCAGAAGGCCGATTTCCCTATGCTCAGCGACCCCACCAAGGAAACCGCCAAGGCCTATGACGTGCTCAACCTGGTGCGCGTCGCCAGCCGAGTCACCTTCTACATAGGCGAGGACGGCACCATACTCAAGATAGATGAAGACATTCATCCTAAGACGGCCGCCGAAGATATCGCCGCCAACCTGGCTGCCTTAGGCATCGCCAAGGCCGAGTAA
- the hemG gene encoding menaquinone-dependent protoporphyrinogen IX dehydrogenase — MSKILIIYSSVHGQTRKLCDFMQRELEALEHSVTCASIDNPPALEGFDKIVLGASIRHGKHNPRVYDFIRENIKVLQEKASSFFSVSLVARKPAKNTPETNPYMQAFLAKSPWQPKLLAVFGGNLDYQGYNALDRNIIRFIMWITKGPTAPDTKVEYTDWDKVKHYAQQVDAL, encoded by the coding sequence GTGAGCAAAATATTAATCATCTATTCCAGTGTGCATGGGCAGACCCGTAAGCTGTGCGATTTCATGCAGCGCGAGCTCGAGGCGCTGGAACATAGTGTCACCTGCGCCAGCATAGATAACCCGCCAGCCCTGGAAGGGTTCGATAAGATAGTCCTGGGCGCCAGCATTCGTCATGGCAAGCATAATCCCAGGGTGTATGACTTCATTCGCGAGAACATCAAGGTGTTGCAGGAGAAGGCCAGCAGTTTCTTTTCGGTGAGCCTGGTGGCGCGCAAGCCCGCCAAGAATACTCCAGAGACAAATCCCTATATGCAGGCATTTTTGGCCAAGTCGCCCTGGCAGCCTAAGCTCTTGGCGGTGTTTGGTGGTAACCTGGATTATCAGGGCTATAACGCCCTGGATCGCAACATCATACGCTTCATCATGTGGATCACTAAGGGACCGACGGCGCCGGATACCAAGGTCGAGTACACCGACTGGGATAAGGTGAAACATTATGCTCAGCAGGTCGATGCGCTCTAG
- a CDS encoding imelysin family protein, whose protein sequence is MKHFKYGAIALALISTLAACGGSGSDEPEVVVPETGFSFDADALIVNLSDEVIVKGYSTLADRGEALLQATQTLVATPTQANLEAAQSAWKAARQPWEQGESHIFGPVDSLGIDPHLDSWPLNTTDLKTVLINSSGFDAETIKGWNDDVQGFHTMEFLLFGDGIDDNVKQIDELTANERDYLMGLAEVFRDYTKQLADAWQVSHDGQSGKAYGELLKSPGIDGNTFYSSQVGVLEELIKGMIGIVDEVGNGKIADPFGGSLASADTSKVESQYSWNSLTDFSDNIIGVRNVYQGEFTGEADKQGIIDFVRAADSELASRVAAEIDAAILQIRAIEGTDKMPFRQAIKDEAGRERIQKAVDALATLQASLENQVLPLLKEWKV, encoded by the coding sequence ATGAAACACTTTAAATATGGCGCGATCGCATTGGCACTCATTTCAACTCTGGCCGCCTGTGGTGGTTCGGGCAGCGACGAGCCCGAGGTCGTGGTGCCCGAGACAGGTTTTAGTTTCGATGCCGACGCCCTGATCGTCAACCTGAGCGACGAGGTGATCGTCAAGGGTTACAGCACACTGGCAGATCGCGGTGAGGCGCTGCTGCAGGCCACCCAGACCCTGGTTGCCACTCCGACCCAGGCAAATCTTGAGGCGGCGCAGTCGGCCTGGAAGGCGGCCCGCCAGCCCTGGGAGCAGGGCGAGTCACACATCTTTGGCCCGGTGGACTCTCTGGGGATCGACCCACACCTGGATAGCTGGCCGCTGAACACCACAGATCTTAAGACGGTCCTAATCAACAGCAGCGGCTTCGATGCCGAGACCATCAAGGGCTGGAACGATGACGTGCAGGGCTTCCACACCATGGAGTTTCTGCTGTTCGGTGACGGCATAGACGACAACGTCAAGCAGATCGACGAGTTGACCGCCAATGAGCGCGACTATCTCATGGGACTGGCCGAGGTGTTTCGCGACTACACCAAGCAGCTGGCCGATGCCTGGCAGGTCAGCCATGACGGTCAGAGCGGCAAGGCCTATGGCGAGTTGCTGAAATCGCCGGGCATCGATGGTAATACCTTCTACAGCTCACAGGTGGGTGTGTTGGAGGAGCTGATCAAGGGGATGATCGGCATAGTCGATGAGGTCGGCAATGGTAAGATCGCCGACCCCTTCGGTGGCTCGCTGGCCAGCGCCGACACCTCAAAGGTGGAGTCGCAATACTCCTGGAACTCGCTGACCGACTTTAGCGACAACATCATAGGGGTACGTAACGTCTATCAGGGCGAGTTCACCGGCGAAGCCGACAAGCAGGGGATCATCGACTTCGTGCGCGCCGCGGACAGCGAGCTGGCTAGCCGGGTCGCCGCCGAGATAGACGCTGCCATCTTGCAGATCCGCGCCATCGAAGGCACAGATAAGATGCCGTTCCGTCAGGCGATAAAAGATGAGGCGGGCCGTGAGCGCATCCAGAAGGCGGTCGATGCCCTGGCCACCCTGCAGGCGAGCCTGGAAAACCAGGTGTTGCCGCTACTCAAAGAGTGGAAGGTATAA
- a CDS encoding phospholipase A — protein sequence MQTTQYLKWLPLITLCSLPATCLGAEPTEEKKTTEDSSLLDQRVEDELATSERPFVITPHKVNYILPVTYNNSPNMDPFADELAKNNSEIDNLEAKFQISFKFPLMYNVFGDNGHLFFAYTNQSYWQVYNKDISSPFRETNHEPEIFMLFNNDWQIGPLTNSFWGVGAVHQSNGKSGDLSRSWNRIYGTMVFDSGPFALAAKVWWRIPEDEKETPDSAKGDDNPDILDYMGNFELMGVYGVDKHRFSLMLRNNLESPNRGAVEFTWSYPIIGNLRLYTQYFNGYGESLIDYNAHTQRIGIGFAINDIL from the coding sequence ATGCAAACCACCCAATACCTTAAATGGCTTCCCCTGATCACCCTATGTTCACTGCCTGCAACCTGCCTGGGCGCCGAGCCCACTGAAGAGAAGAAAACCACAGAGGATAGCTCGCTGCTGGACCAGCGCGTCGAAGATGAGCTGGCCACCTCGGAGAGGCCCTTCGTGATCACGCCGCACAAGGTCAACTACATCTTGCCCGTGACCTATAATAACTCGCCTAACATGGATCCCTTTGCCGACGAGCTGGCCAAGAACAACTCGGAAATCGATAACCTGGAAGCCAAGTTTCAGATTAGCTTTAAGTTTCCCTTGATGTATAACGTCTTCGGCGACAACGGCCACCTGTTTTTCGCCTACACCAACCAGTCTTACTGGCAGGTGTATAACAAGGATATCTCCTCGCCGTTTCGCGAAACCAACCATGAGCCAGAGATCTTCATGCTGTTCAACAACGACTGGCAGATAGGTCCGCTAACCAACTCCTTCTGGGGCGTCGGCGCCGTGCATCAGTCCAACGGCAAATCGGGTGATCTCTCCCGCAGCTGGAACCGTATCTATGGCACCATGGTGTTCGATAGCGGCCCCTTTGCCCTCGCTGCCAAGGTGTGGTGGCGGATTCCGGAAGATGAGAAAGAAACCCCAGATTCCGCCAAGGGAGACGATAACCCTGATATCCTGGATTACATGGGCAACTTCGAGCTCATGGGAGTCTATGGCGTAGACAAACACAGGTTCTCGCTGATGCTGCGCAATAACCTAGAGAGCCCTAACCGCGGCGCGGTGGAGTTTACCTGGAGCTATCCCATCATTGGCAATCTGCGTCTCTATACGCAATATTTTAATGGCTATGGCGAGAGTCTTATCGACTACAACGCCCATACCCAGCGGATCGGCATAGGTTTCGCGATCAACGACATTCTCTAA
- a CDS encoding di-heme oxidoredictase family protein — translation MMNCLTKPSALLAALTLAQTLALSGCGGSGDEIEVPEPEKQYPDYTQVTALGGDTTTFDASSSGHGYSTPALNLNQTQLAQHLSGDLNFETAFTTAPNEEHPELDGLGPVFNNADCNSCHQRDGRNSTPIVPAGQARIKLGSEAGIFLRISKAPDQPCLEGTSENNYCAPIPVPNFGTQLFHRGVLKAREDWQQNLFGGQADVYLSYELKTVTYPDGTEVTLKRPLFAVENPFDAPGESLNSSNVTSELLQGDVLMGWRNGMPVFGLGLLEAIPEASILALVDENDADGDGISGRANYVFDAVKAQRGESHPVSLGRFGWKANTPSVRVQSLGALRGDIGITNSLFPEESIAGTSMHDSYLTRTGFVDTGSGVDGEPEASAEFSDDVVFYAETLAVPARRQVDDVKVREGARLFEQVNCSGCHQPKFVTKSNGEIGGLPMIEALKGQTIYPFSDMLLHDMGEGLSDARPDFLASGSEWRTRPLWGIGLTQTVNPQAGFLHDGRAASVEEAILWHGGEAQASTDKFMALSQAERSQLLAFVMSL, via the coding sequence ATGATGAATTGCTTAACCAAACCCTCCGCCCTGTTGGCGGCCTTGACCCTGGCTCAGACATTGGCGCTAAGCGGCTGTGGCGGCTCGGGTGATGAGATAGAAGTGCCAGAGCCCGAGAAGCAGTATCCCGACTATACCCAGGTGACGGCATTGGGCGGTGATACCACCACCTTCGATGCCTCGAGTTCGGGCCACGGCTACTCGACGCCGGCGCTGAATCTTAACCAGACTCAGCTCGCCCAGCACCTAAGCGGCGACCTGAATTTTGAGACCGCCTTTACCACGGCGCCCAACGAGGAGCATCCCGAGCTCGACGGCCTGGGGCCAGTGTTCAACAACGCCGACTGTAACTCCTGCCATCAGCGCGACGGTCGTAACTCGACGCCGATAGTGCCCGCAGGGCAAGCGCGCATCAAGCTCGGCTCCGAGGCGGGGATCTTCCTGCGTATCAGCAAGGCGCCGGACCAGCCCTGCCTGGAAGGTACGTCTGAGAACAACTACTGCGCGCCTATCCCTGTGCCAAACTTTGGCACTCAGCTGTTTCACCGCGGGGTGCTTAAGGCCAGGGAAGATTGGCAGCAGAACCTGTTCGGCGGTCAGGCGGATGTCTACCTCTCCTACGAGCTAAAGACGGTAACCTATCCCGACGGCACCGAGGTGACGCTGAAAAGACCACTGTTTGCGGTGGAGAACCCCTTCGATGCGCCGGGTGAGAGCCTCAACAGCAGCAATGTCACCTCTGAGCTTTTGCAGGGCGATGTCTTGATGGGCTGGCGAAACGGCATGCCTGTGTTTGGTCTTGGGCTGCTGGAGGCGATTCCCGAGGCGAGTATTCTGGCGCTGGTGGATGAAAACGATGCCGACGGCGACGGTATCTCAGGACGGGCAAACTATGTGTTCGACGCCGTCAAGGCGCAGCGCGGCGAGAGCCATCCCGTCTCTTTGGGGCGTTTCGGCTGGAAGGCCAACACCCCCAGCGTGCGGGTGCAGTCATTGGGCGCGCTGCGCGGCGATATAGGGATCACCAATTCTCTGTTTCCCGAGGAGAGCATAGCGGGCACCAGCATGCATGACAGCTACCTAACCCGCACCGGGTTTGTCGATACCGGCAGCGGCGTCGACGGTGAGCCGGAGGCGAGCGCCGAGTTCAGCGACGACGTGGTCTTCTACGCCGAGACCCTGGCGGTGCCGGCGAGGCGGCAGGTGGATGATGTTAAGGTGAGGGAAGGGGCGCGCCTGTTCGAGCAGGTCAATTGCAGCGGTTGTCATCAGCCCAAGTTTGTCACCAAGAGCAATGGCGAGATCGGCGGCCTGCCCATGATAGAGGCCCTCAAGGGGCAGACCATCTATCCCTTCAGCGACATGTTGCTCCATGACATGGGCGAAGGCCTGAGTGACGCTCGCCCTGACTTCCTGGCGAGCGGCAGTGAGTGGCGCACCCGGCCGCTTTGGGGCATAGGCCTGACCCAGACGGTCAACCCCCAGGCGGGCTTCTTGCACGATGGCCGCGCGGCGAGTGTGGAGGAGGCGATCCTCTGGCATGGCGGCGAGGCCCAGGCCAGTACCGATAAGTTTATGGCCCTGAGCCAAGCGGAGCGCTCGCAACTGCTGGCCTTCGTGATGTCCCTCTAA
- a CDS encoding cytochrome b/b6 domain-containing protein, which translates to MKTLTKLREVLETYQHLFVILLTLFLVGTSGWLMMGRALRANASVWDILHVYLGLLAGIFSVTMLAINLMRGQWRQYFPYLVGDFTQLSNDVCGLKRGKLPLAGGRGLFSVVEGIGMLLFVAVSVTGLMWFLTQGSSEALNWRSYHHSLAHGFIVFMVIHALFALSHLLDFIRR; encoded by the coding sequence ATGAAGACACTGACCAAGCTGCGCGAGGTGCTGGAGACCTATCAGCATCTGTTTGTCATTCTGTTAACCCTGTTTCTGGTGGGCACCAGCGGCTGGCTCATGATGGGACGGGCGCTGCGGGCTAACGCCTCGGTCTGGGATATCCTGCATGTCTACCTCGGGCTGCTGGCGGGGATCTTCTCGGTCACCATGTTGGCGATAAACCTGATGCGCGGTCAGTGGCGACAATATTTTCCCTATCTGGTGGGCGACTTTACCCAGCTGAGTAACGATGTGTGTGGCCTGAAGCGGGGCAAGTTGCCCCTGGCCGGTGGCCGCGGCCTGTTTAGCGTGGTCGAGGGGATAGGCATGCTGCTGTTTGTGGCGGTATCCGTTACCGGCTTGATGTGGTTTCTCACCCAGGGCAGCAGCGAAGCCCTCAACTGGCGTAGCTATCATCACAGCCTGGCCCATGGCTTCATCGTCTTCATGGTGATCCACGCCCTGTTTGCCCTGTCGCACCTGCTGGACTTTATTCGTCGCTAG
- a CDS encoding MFS transporter produces the protein MLKKNPQTLLLLMTFVMSLVFSVWQVLLNNFVIERASFTGAEIGILQSLREVPGFLAFTAIFILLLLKEQTFALVSLALLTIGVGITGFFPQVLGLYLTTILMSVGFHYYETINQSLTLQWVDKADTAGFMGKALAWRSAAALTGYGSIWVVMTYLQLDYQWMYAIIGGLGLLMVIALSLYFPQFPQGEVQHKKVILRRRYWLYYLLTFFSGARRQIFMVFAGFMMVEKFGYSVSQITALFLINYVVNLLFAPAIGRFIGRIGERNALMIEYVGLIVIFTSYAFVQQAEMAAVLYVLDHLLFAMAIAIKTYFQKIAEPKDIAATMSVSFTINHIAAVVIPALLGMLWLYSNKWVFFIGAGFALCSLVLAFNIPRHPAQDKHVNWPANA, from the coding sequence ATGTTAAAGAAGAACCCCCAAACCCTCCTACTGCTGATGACCTTCGTGATGTCCTTGGTGTTTTCTGTGTGGCAGGTGCTGCTGAACAACTTCGTCATCGAGCGGGCCAGCTTTACCGGCGCCGAGATAGGCATACTACAGAGCCTGCGGGAGGTGCCTGGATTTCTGGCCTTTACTGCCATCTTCATCTTACTGCTGCTCAAGGAACAGACCTTCGCCCTGGTCTCCCTCGCCCTGCTGACCATAGGGGTGGGCATCACAGGCTTCTTTCCCCAGGTGCTGGGGCTCTATCTGACCACCATTCTCATGTCGGTGGGCTTTCACTACTACGAGACCATCAATCAGTCCCTCACCCTGCAATGGGTCGACAAGGCCGATACCGCAGGCTTCATGGGCAAGGCGCTGGCCTGGCGCTCGGCGGCAGCCCTCACAGGCTATGGTAGCATCTGGGTGGTGATGACCTATCTGCAGCTGGATTATCAGTGGATGTACGCCATCATAGGGGGCCTGGGCCTACTGATGGTGATCGCCCTGAGCCTCTATTTCCCGCAGTTTCCCCAGGGCGAGGTGCAACACAAGAAGGTGATCCTCAGACGACGCTACTGGCTCTACTACCTGTTGACCTTCTTCTCTGGCGCGCGGCGACAGATCTTCATGGTGTTCGCCGGCTTCATGATGGTGGAGAAGTTTGGTTATAGCGTCAGCCAGATCACTGCCCTCTTCCTGATCAACTATGTGGTCAACCTGCTGTTCGCCCCCGCCATTGGCCGCTTTATCGGCCGCATCGGCGAGCGCAACGCCCTGATGATAGAGTATGTGGGCCTGATAGTGATCTTCACCAGCTACGCCTTCGTGCAGCAGGCGGAGATGGCGGCCGTGCTCTATGTGCTGGATCATCTGCTGTTTGCCATGGCCATCGCCATCAAGACCTATTTCCAGAAGATCGCCGAGCCCAAGGATATCGCCGCCACCATGTCGGTCAGCTTCACCATCAATCATATCGCGGCCGTGGTGATCCCGGCGCTGCTGGGGATGCTCTGGCTCTACTCCAACAAGTGGGTGTTCTTTATCGGGGCAGGCTTCGCCCTCTGCTCACTGGTGCTGGCCTTCAACATTCCGCGCCATCCGGCCCAGGACAAGCATGTCAACTGGCCGGCCAACGCTTGA